The Geotalea uraniireducens Rf4 genome window below encodes:
- a CDS encoding 3-deoxy-7-phosphoheptulonate synthase, with product MIKTNNLKIKSITPIIAPTDLRQVFPISAEASECVSASRENIKNILKGKDPRLMVVVGPCSIHDPKGALEYAERLARLSKEVSDQLLLVMRVYFEKPRTTVGWKGLINDPDMNGTHLISKGLGIARRLLSEITAMKLPIATEMLDPITPEYLADHLSWGAIGARTTESQTHRELASGLSFPIGFKNGTDGNLQIAIDAMIAAQHSHSFLGINREGLTSIVQTTGNPDVHMVLRGGKKPNYYPEDIALTEEKLGKAGLSPTIMVDCSHGNSEKNHEKQPLVLENVIEQIAAGNRSISSVMIESYLEGGNQPMPKDISQLKYGVSITDKCIDWQTTEAIMRKAHASLKACGGRKSA from the coding sequence ATGATCAAGACCAATAATCTGAAAATCAAGAGCATCACCCCGATTATCGCCCCTACCGACCTGCGTCAGGTATTCCCCATTTCCGCGGAAGCAAGCGAATGCGTCAGCGCCAGCCGTGAAAATATCAAAAACATCCTGAAGGGGAAAGACCCGCGACTGATGGTGGTGGTCGGCCCCTGCTCCATCCACGATCCGAAAGGCGCGCTGGAGTATGCGGAACGCCTGGCAAGGCTATCCAAAGAAGTTTCCGACCAGCTGCTCCTGGTCATGCGTGTCTACTTCGAAAAACCTCGCACAACCGTCGGCTGGAAGGGGTTGATCAACGATCCGGACATGAACGGCACCCATCTCATCTCCAAGGGGCTGGGAATCGCCCGGCGGCTCCTGAGCGAGATCACGGCCATGAAGCTCCCGATAGCCACCGAGATGCTCGACCCCATTACCCCCGAATACCTGGCGGATCACCTCTCCTGGGGGGCGATCGGCGCCCGCACCACCGAATCCCAGACCCACCGGGAGCTGGCAAGCGGTCTTTCTTTCCCCATCGGCTTCAAGAACGGCACGGACGGCAACCTGCAGATCGCCATCGATGCCATGATCGCGGCCCAGCATTCCCACAGCTTCCTGGGGATCAACCGCGAAGGTCTCACCTCCATCGTCCAGACCACCGGCAATCCTGATGTTCACATGGTCCTCAGGGGCGGCAAGAAGCCCAACTATTACCCGGAAGATATCGCCCTCACCGAGGAGAAGCTGGGAAAGGCCGGGCTATCCCCTACCATCATGGTCGATTGCAGCCACGGCAACTCCGAGAAGAACCACGAAAAGCAGCCGCTGGTTCTGGAAAACGTTATCGAGCAGATCGCTGCGGGCAACCGCTCCATATCAAGCGTCATGATCGAGAGCTACCTGGAGGGGGGAAACCAGCCGATGCCGAAGGATATTTCCCAGCTCAAGTACGGGGTTTCCATAACCGACAAGTGCATCGACTGGCAGACCACCGAAGCCATCATGCGCAAGGCCCACGCCAGCCTCAAGGCCTGCGGCGGCAGGAAATCGGCATAA
- the pncA gene encoding bifunctional nicotinamidase/pyrazinamidase, translated as MTKKSALLVVDIQIDFCPGGALSVSRGDEVVPVLNRYIERFRKEGLPVFATRDWHPEKTSHFEAFGGIWPVHCVQGSKGAQFHPALMLPDDVIIISKGMDPTRDDYSALHGADANGTPLPEVLRKLGIHRIFIGGLTTDYCVKESSLEGLRQGFAVTVLTDAVRGVDLKPGDSERALAEINAAGAETTTFETLRFD; from the coding sequence ATGACAAAAAAATCCGCTCTCCTGGTAGTCGACATCCAGATCGACTTCTGCCCCGGCGGCGCACTGTCTGTGTCAAGGGGCGACGAGGTCGTGCCGGTTCTGAACCGCTACATCGAACGTTTCCGCAAAGAGGGGCTTCCCGTCTTTGCCACCCGCGACTGGCACCCGGAAAAGACCTCGCACTTCGAGGCATTCGGCGGCATCTGGCCGGTCCATTGCGTCCAGGGGAGCAAAGGTGCGCAATTTCACCCGGCGCTCATGCTGCCGGACGATGTTATCATCATCTCCAAGGGGATGGACCCCACTCGCGACGATTATTCGGCCCTTCACGGCGCCGACGCCAATGGCACTCCGCTGCCCGAGGTTTTAAGGAAACTGGGGATACATAGAATCTTTATCGGCGGACTTACCACCGACTACTGCGTCAAGGAATCATCTCTGGAAGGGCTCCGGCAGGGGTTTGCCGTAACCGTCCTTACGGATGCGGTGCGCGGGGTGGACCTCAAACCGGGGGACTCGGAACGGGCGCTGGCGGAAATAAATGCAGCAGGAGCGGAAACGACGACCTTTGAAACACTGCGCTTCGACTGA
- the serA gene encoding phosphoglycerate dehydrogenase, giving the protein MKVIVTDEVAQEGLELLKQDPRVELDIRLGLKKEELLAIIGDYEVIITRSGTTVDKDLLDAGKKLKMVARAGVGIDNVDIDYASSKGVIVVNAPFGNTNSAAEHAMALLLSFCRNITKANASLKSGEWKRAPFTGVELKGKTAGVIGLGKVGGRVATRLKAFECDVLGCDPYIAVKRAHDLGVKLVSHEEIYKNCDIITFHTPLNEETRNMVGEKEIAMMKDGVILINAARGGIINEQALLNALKGGKVFGAAMDVWSEEPPKSETLKELISQDKLVVTPHLGANTFEAQINVAVDVSKEILNYLDEQPLENAVNIPRFDMALMDQMRPFLNLMSVLCDFGVQLVESNLEKVTFSYSGNIAHYDCSPLTVCGLSALLNRRVDQDVNMVNAQLIAEQMGIVIEENKSTQTGAFSNLVTLIIEGEGGKRRLISGTLFEGAPRIVRLRDYSMDFAPAEHMLLLNYEDRPGMIGKIGTIMGAHSINIASMNLGRREEKGEAMVILSLDSAVPLEVMEEVRIATEATFIRAIHMRGAGKCERGCCV; this is encoded by the coding sequence ATGAAGGTTATCGTTACTGACGAGGTGGCTCAGGAAGGGTTGGAACTGCTCAAGCAGGACCCGCGGGTGGAGCTTGACATTCGTCTCGGTTTGAAAAAAGAGGAGTTGCTGGCAATAATCGGTGATTACGAGGTCATCATCACGAGAAGCGGCACCACCGTGGACAAGGACCTGCTCGATGCCGGGAAGAAGCTGAAAATGGTGGCCAGGGCCGGTGTCGGTATCGACAACGTGGACATCGACTATGCCAGTTCAAAGGGTGTGATCGTCGTCAATGCGCCTTTCGGCAACACCAACAGCGCAGCGGAGCATGCCATGGCTCTCCTGTTGTCTTTCTGCCGCAATATCACCAAGGCCAACGCCAGCCTGAAGAGCGGCGAATGGAAGCGTGCCCCCTTTACCGGCGTCGAGCTGAAGGGGAAGACCGCCGGCGTCATCGGCCTCGGCAAGGTCGGCGGCAGGGTCGCAACCCGGCTCAAGGCCTTCGAGTGCGACGTGCTCGGCTGCGACCCGTATATCGCCGTCAAGCGTGCCCACGATCTGGGGGTAAAACTCGTATCCCACGAGGAGATCTACAAGAACTGCGACATCATAACCTTCCACACCCCGCTGAACGAAGAGACGCGCAACATGGTCGGAGAAAAGGAGATCGCCATGATGAAGGACGGCGTTATCCTCATCAACGCGGCCCGTGGCGGGATCATCAACGAGCAGGCGCTCCTGAACGCCCTCAAGGGGGGCAAGGTGTTCGGCGCGGCCATGGACGTCTGGAGCGAGGAGCCGCCGAAGAGCGAGACGCTCAAAGAACTCATCAGCCAGGACAAACTGGTCGTCACTCCGCATCTGGGGGCCAATACCTTCGAGGCCCAGATCAACGTGGCGGTCGACGTCTCCAAGGAGATCCTCAACTATCTGGACGAGCAGCCCCTGGAGAACGCGGTCAATATCCCCCGCTTCGACATGGCGCTCATGGACCAGATGCGGCCGTTCCTCAACCTGATGAGCGTTCTGTGCGATTTCGGCGTCCAGCTGGTGGAGAGCAACCTGGAGAAGGTCACCTTCAGCTATTCCGGTAACATCGCCCATTACGACTGCTCGCCACTGACCGTCTGCGGCCTTTCCGCTCTCCTCAACCGGCGGGTGGACCAGGACGTGAACATGGTCAATGCACAGCTGATCGCCGAGCAGATGGGGATCGTGATCGAGGAGAACAAATCGACCCAGACCGGCGCCTTCTCCAACCTCGTCACCCTTATCATCGAAGGGGAGGGTGGGAAACGGCGGCTCATCTCCGGCACCCTGTTCGAGGGGGCGCCGCGCATCGTGCGCCTCAGGGATTACTCCATGGATTTCGCCCCCGCTGAGCACATGCTCCTCCTGAACTACGAGGACCGCCCCGGCATGATCGGCAAAATCGGCACCATCATGGGCGCCCACAGCATCAACATCGCCTCCATGAACCTGGGGCGCCGGGAAGAGAAGGGGGAGGCGATGGTCATCCTCTCCCTCGATTCCGCCGTGCCGCTGGAGGTGATGGAAGAGGTCAGGATAGCCACCGAAGCCACTTTTATCCGGGCGATCCACATGCGTGGAGCCGGCAAATGCGAGCGGGGGTGCTGTGTTTAG
- the trpC gene encoding indole-3-glycerol phosphate synthase TrpC — translation MVDTPDILKKIVAYKDGELAAVKAARPLSEVKARLAGLEDHPRGFARALRDAGRSGWTPVIAEVKKGSPSKGVIRPDFDPLAIAETYQENGAVCLSVLTDEHFFLGHLSYLALIRERITLPLLRKDFIFDPYQIYEARAAGADAVLLIAAMLDLHQLRDFAALAGELSLDVLLEVHDEAELETALETDCELIGINNRDLRSFVCDLATTERLARLIPAERLIVAESGINTRADIIRLQDAGAGAFLIGESLMREPDMGAKLRELLGTL, via the coding sequence ATGGTTGATACACCCGACATACTGAAGAAAATCGTCGCCTACAAGGATGGCGAGCTGGCCGCTGTCAAGGCTGCGCGACCGCTCTCCGAAGTTAAGGCAAGGCTCGCCGGACTGGAAGACCATCCGCGGGGGTTTGCGCGGGCGCTGCGGGACGCCGGCCGGTCGGGCTGGACCCCGGTGATTGCCGAAGTGAAGAAGGGGTCTCCCTCGAAAGGGGTCATTCGCCCTGATTTCGACCCGCTTGCAATCGCAGAAACCTATCAGGAAAACGGCGCGGTCTGCCTTTCCGTGCTCACCGATGAACACTTTTTCCTCGGCCACTTGAGCTACCTGGCGCTGATCCGGGAGCGGATAACTCTGCCTCTTTTGCGCAAGGATTTCATTTTCGACCCCTACCAGATATACGAGGCACGGGCTGCCGGTGCGGACGCCGTTCTCCTCATTGCCGCCATGCTTGACCTCCACCAGTTGCGGGATTTTGCCGCACTGGCCGGAGAGCTTTCCCTGGATGTGCTTCTTGAGGTCCATGACGAGGCTGAACTGGAAACGGCCCTTGAAACCGATTGTGAGCTGATCGGCATCAACAACCGCGACCTCCGTTCGTTTGTCTGCGATCTCGCCACCACGGAGCGGCTGGCCAGGCTTATCCCCGCAGAACGGCTGATCGTGGCGGAGAGCGGCATCAACACCCGGGCCGATATCATCCGCCTGCAGGATGCCGGGGCCGGCGCTTTCCTCATCGGCGAGTCGCTCATGCGGGAACCGGATATGGGGGCGAAGCTGCGGGAGCTTTTAGGCACACTTTAA
- a CDS encoding TrpB-like pyridoxal phosphate-dependent enzyme, with translation MNTKIMLNEDQIPKQWYNIIPDMPGPLAPVINPRTLKPVTPEDMLAIFPLSIIEQEMSPQRWIDIPDEVREIYKLWRPSPLYRAHRLEQALGTPAKIYYKYEGVSPAGSHKPNSAIPQAWYNKQAGIRRLATETGAGQWGSSLALACSMFGLECTVYMVKVSCSQKPYRKSMMQLWGANVIPSPSEFTNAGRAILAHDPDNMGSLGIAISEAVEDAASHADTNYALGSVLNHVCLHQTVIGQEAKEQMKIAGDYPDVVIACCGGGSNFAGLTFPFIADRAAGKKVRCLAVEPASCPTLTKGIYAFDYGDTAKMAPISMMYTLGHDFMPPGIHAGGLRYHGDSPLVSQLYHAGEIEAKSYKQNACFEGAVLFARSEGIVPAPESSHALRAAIDEAVLAKEEGKEKTILFGLSGHGQLDMGAYDAYLSGALEDYEYPEEKIREALERLPKVG, from the coding sequence ATGAACACCAAGATCATGCTCAATGAAGATCAGATCCCGAAACAGTGGTACAACATCATTCCCGACATGCCGGGGCCGCTGGCGCCGGTGATAAATCCCCGGACCCTCAAGCCGGTGACGCCTGAAGATATGCTCGCCATCTTTCCCCTGTCGATCATCGAGCAGGAAATGTCCCCCCAGCGCTGGATCGACATCCCCGACGAAGTTCGCGAGATTTACAAGCTCTGGCGTCCCTCGCCGCTCTACCGGGCACACAGGTTGGAGCAGGCTCTCGGTACGCCGGCAAAGATCTATTACAAATACGAAGGGGTGTCGCCGGCCGGTTCCCATAAACCCAACTCCGCCATACCCCAGGCCTGGTACAACAAGCAGGCCGGTATCCGCCGCCTCGCTACCGAAACCGGGGCCGGGCAGTGGGGGAGCTCCCTGGCCCTGGCATGCAGCATGTTCGGCCTGGAGTGCACGGTTTACATGGTCAAGGTGTCATGCTCCCAGAAGCCGTACCGCAAGAGCATGATGCAGCTCTGGGGGGCGAACGTCATTCCCTCCCCGTCCGAGTTCACCAATGCCGGGCGCGCCATCCTGGCCCACGACCCGGACAACATGGGGAGCCTCGGCATTGCCATCTCGGAGGCGGTGGAAGACGCGGCCAGCCACGCCGACACCAACTATGCGCTCGGCAGCGTCCTCAACCACGTATGTCTCCACCAGACCGTTATCGGCCAGGAGGCGAAGGAGCAGATGAAGATTGCCGGCGATTACCCGGACGTGGTCATTGCCTGCTGCGGCGGCGGCTCGAACTTCGCCGGGCTCACCTTCCCCTTCATTGCCGACCGGGCCGCGGGGAAGAAGGTGCGCTGTCTCGCCGTGGAGCCTGCTTCCTGCCCGACCCTCACCAAGGGTATCTACGCCTTCGATTACGGCGACACGGCCAAGATGGCCCCGATATCCATGATGTACACCCTCGGGCACGATTTCATGCCGCCGGGAATCCATGCCGGCGGCCTTCGCTACCACGGCGATTCGCCGCTGGTTTCACAGCTTTACCACGCCGGGGAGATAGAGGCTAAGAGCTACAAGCAGAACGCCTGCTTCGAGGGTGCAGTGCTGTTCGCCCGGAGCGAAGGGATCGTGCCGGCGCCCGAGTCGTCCCACGCCCTCAGGGCTGCCATCGACGAGGCGGTCCTGGCCAAGGAGGAGGGGAAGGAAAAAACCATCCTCTTCGGTCTTTCCGGCCATGGCCAGCTGGATATGGGTGCTTACGACGCCTATTTGTCCGGGGCGCTGGAGGATTACGAGTACCCGGAGGAAAAAATCAGAGAGGCGCTGGAGAGGTTGCCGAAAGTAGGTTAA
- a CDS encoding alpha-amylase family glycosyl hydrolase — MDRVSDIDFAALCAGRKFQPSPLAWEDQVLYFLLLDRFSDDKEQGYRGNDGEPVTGGHTLPYDPAVDNGNAVATPDNAAVWRDAGGKWCHGNLRGLTGKIGYLKRMGVTAIWLSPIFKQVSFQPTYHGYGIQDFLSVDPHFGSVADLGKMVRTAHANGIYVILDIILNHSGNVFTYAVENGEPPWRGGTYPVVGFNNEQGAASLPFQDYEQNPMPVGKDDAVWPGEFQNPACFTQKGRIRSWDYDPEFREGDFFDLKDINHGYGPDAGYTPSPALLNLCEIYKYWIAAADIDGYRIDTVKHMDIGATRFFVSAIKEFAQTIGKENFLLVGEITGGRERAFDTLEETGLDAALGIDDVQLKLEGLMKGENNPEEYFNLFRNSLLVRKDSHVWFKDKVVTMINDHDQVCKGEHKARFCAAGDGSKLALGALALNAMTIGIPCIYYGTEQRFDGRGDWDGADRYIRETMFGGSFGAFRSKERHFFDESGDLFRELADILKLREEKLVLRRGRQYLREISGDGVNFDLPRIMGGRMLSVVAWSRILDKTEMVLAVNTDPDNAHKAWVLMDAGLHPAGSSLKCVYSTQHGDEGALVLTVQRKGAAGDIAAVELDVPAAGFVVLE; from the coding sequence ATGGATCGAGTGAGCGACATCGATTTCGCGGCACTTTGCGCCGGCAGGAAGTTTCAACCGTCACCACTTGCGTGGGAAGACCAGGTGCTTTACTTCCTGCTCCTTGACCGCTTTTCCGATGACAAGGAACAGGGGTACAGGGGAAACGACGGGGAGCCGGTCACGGGCGGCCACACCCTGCCATACGACCCGGCGGTCGACAACGGAAACGCCGTGGCCACCCCGGACAATGCGGCTGTCTGGCGGGATGCGGGGGGGAAATGGTGCCACGGCAATCTGCGGGGCCTCACCGGCAAGATCGGCTACCTGAAGCGGATGGGAGTGACCGCCATCTGGCTCAGCCCGATCTTCAAGCAGGTTTCCTTCCAGCCGACCTATCACGGCTACGGCATCCAGGATTTTCTTTCCGTGGACCCGCATTTCGGGAGCGTTGCAGATCTCGGGAAGATGGTGCGGACCGCCCACGCCAATGGCATCTACGTCATTCTCGACATCATTCTCAACCACAGCGGCAATGTCTTTACCTATGCCGTGGAGAACGGTGAGCCCCCCTGGCGCGGGGGAACCTATCCGGTGGTGGGGTTCAACAACGAGCAGGGGGCGGCAAGCCTCCCGTTTCAGGACTATGAGCAGAATCCGATGCCAGTGGGGAAGGATGACGCGGTCTGGCCCGGGGAATTCCAGAATCCCGCCTGCTTTACCCAAAAGGGGCGGATCAGGAGTTGGGACTACGACCCTGAGTTCAGGGAAGGGGACTTCTTCGACCTGAAGGACATCAACCACGGCTACGGTCCCGACGCCGGTTACACTCCCTCCCCGGCGCTGCTCAACCTCTGCGAGATCTACAAGTACTGGATCGCCGCTGCCGACATCGACGGCTACCGCATCGACACGGTTAAGCACATGGACATCGGCGCAACGCGCTTCTTCGTCTCGGCCATCAAGGAGTTTGCCCAGACCATCGGCAAGGAAAACTTCTTGCTGGTGGGGGAGATCACCGGCGGCAGGGAGCGGGCCTTCGACACCCTGGAGGAGACCGGTCTGGACGCGGCGCTGGGCATCGACGACGTGCAGCTCAAGCTGGAAGGGCTGATGAAGGGGGAGAACAATCCTGAGGAGTACTTCAACCTGTTCCGCAACTCGCTTCTGGTGCGAAAAGACTCCCACGTCTGGTTCAAGGACAAGGTAGTGACCATGATCAACGACCACGATCAGGTCTGCAAGGGAGAGCACAAGGCGCGCTTCTGCGCGGCGGGCGACGGGAGCAAGCTGGCCCTCGGAGCCCTGGCCCTGAACGCCATGACCATCGGCATCCCCTGCATCTACTACGGCACCGAGCAGCGCTTCGACGGCCGGGGCGACTGGGACGGGGCGGACCGCTACATCCGCGAGACCATGTTCGGCGGCTCCTTTGGCGCCTTCCGGTCAAAAGAGCGTCATTTCTTCGACGAGAGCGGTGATCTGTTCCGCGAGCTGGCTGACATCCTGAAGCTCAGGGAAGAAAAGCTCGTGCTGCGCCGGGGACGCCAGTACCTGCGGGAGATCTCCGGCGACGGGGTCAATTTTGACCTCCCGAGAATCATGGGGGGGCGGATGCTGTCGGTGGTGGCCTGGTCGAGGATTCTCGACAAGACGGAGATGGTGCTTGCCGTCAATACCGATCCGGATAACGCGCACAAGGCCTGGGTGCTGATGGATGCCGGGCTTCATCCGGCGGGGAGCAGCTTGAAGTGTGTCTATTCGACGCAGCACGGGGATGAGGGGGCGCTGGTGCTGACGGTGCAGCGGAAGGGGGCTGCGGGCGATATTGCTGCGGTTGAGTTGGATGTGCCTGCGGCGGGATTTGTGGTGTTGGAGTAG
- a CDS encoding anthranilate synthase component II: MLLMIDNYDSFTYNLVQYFGELGEDVRVFRNDKITLEEIEALAPERIVISPGPCSPDEAGISLALIRHFAGKIPIFGVCLGHQSIGAAFGGEVVRCDYLMHGKTSLIHHDGKGLFAGLSNPFEATRYHSLVVERSSLPDCLEITAWVEEGDIMGLRHRQFPIWGVQFHPESILTVGGKDILRNFLEMTKTV, from the coding sequence ATGTTATTAATGATCGACAACTACGACTCCTTCACCTACAACCTGGTCCAGTATTTCGGAGAACTGGGTGAAGATGTCCGGGTCTTTCGCAACGACAAGATCACCCTCGAGGAGATCGAGGCGCTCGCCCCCGAGCGGATCGTCATCTCTCCCGGCCCCTGTTCTCCGGATGAAGCGGGCATCTCCCTGGCACTGATCCGGCATTTTGCGGGCAAGATCCCGATCTTCGGCGTCTGTCTCGGCCATCAATCCATTGGTGCTGCCTTCGGCGGCGAGGTGGTGCGCTGCGATTACCTCATGCACGGCAAGACCTCCCTCATTCACCATGACGGCAAAGGACTTTTCGCGGGGCTTTCCAACCCGTTCGAGGCGACCCGCTACCATTCCCTGGTGGTGGAGCGTTCATCGCTTCCCGACTGCCTGGAGATCACCGCCTGGGTGGAGGAAGGGGACATTATGGGGCTACGCCATCGTCAATTCCCCATCTGGGGGGTGCAATTCCATCCCGAATCGATCCTCACCGTCGGCGGCAAGGACATCCTGCGGAATTTCCTGGAGATGACGAAAACCGTGTAG
- a CDS encoding arylesterase: protein MMHPAIPKILRSACLGLLFLFLFLFLFLFLFLFLFLFLFLFLFLFLFLFLFLFLFLSACHRSPELAPLPTDAVVLAFGDSITYGSGARPEESYPAVLEQLIGKRVVNAGVSGEGTDEGKARLPALLDEHRPALVIICLGGNDFLRHLDEATTEANLREMVRTAQERGCGVLLVGIPRLGFGLEVPSLYERIARDAGIPLDEKSLKRILADNPLKSDPIHPNAAGYRQLAERIAAALRRSGAIP from the coding sequence ATGATGCATCCCGCGATTCCCAAGATCCTTCGATCCGCCTGCCTGGGTCTCCTCTTCCTCTTCCTCTTCCTCTTCCTCTTCCTCTTCCTCTTCCTCTTCCTCTTCCTCTTCCTCTTCCTCTTCCTCTTCCTCTTCCTCTTCCTCTTCCTCTTCCTCTTCCTCTTCCTCTCAGCCTGCCACCGTTCGCCGGAACTGGCGCCGCTCCCGACCGACGCCGTGGTGCTGGCCTTCGGCGACAGCATCACTTACGGTTCAGGCGCCCGACCGGAGGAGAGCTATCCTGCCGTGCTGGAGCAGTTGATCGGGAAACGGGTGGTGAATGCGGGCGTATCGGGAGAGGGTACCGACGAAGGGAAAGCACGGCTGCCGGCGCTTCTGGATGAGCATCGTCCGGCCCTCGTTATTATCTGCCTCGGCGGGAACGATTTTCTTCGCCACCTGGATGAGGCGACGACGGAGGCAAACCTGCGGGAGATGGTCAGGACTGCGCAGGAGCGTGGATGTGGTGTGCTTCTGGTCGGTATCCCCAGGCTCGGTTTCGGCCTGGAGGTTCCTTCTCTGTACGAGCGGATTGCCCGCGATGCAGGCATCCCCCTGGATGAAAAGTCGCTAAAGCGCATTCTTGCGGACAATCCCCTGAAGTCCGACCCCATACACCCCAATGCCGCCGGCTATCGCCAGCTGGCCGAGCGCATTGCTGCGGCACTGCGACGGTCAGGAGCCATACCCTGA
- the trpD gene encoding anthranilate phosphoribosyltransferase has translation MIKKAIAKVVEREDLTESEMIQVMDQVMSGEATPAQIAAFITALRMKGETVAEITGAARVMRDKVTRIRVGKNILDMDRDDINVDLETILDTCGTGGSCTNTFNVSTTVAFVVSACGVKVAKHGNRSVSSACGSADVLESLGVNLDVTQETIERCINEIGIGFLFAPALHGAMKYAIGPRKEIGIRTIFNILGPLTNPAGAGCQVLGVYREDLVEKLAHVLKNLGCKRGFVVHGQDGMDEMTLTAETRIAEVTPAGVATRLFRPEELGLSRCGMDDLRGGDAAANAVIVRRVLEGEKGPKRDIVLLNAAFGLVAAGRVVDPAAGLTMAAEAIDSGKALAQLEKLVKLTNE, from the coding sequence ATGATCAAGAAAGCCATTGCCAAGGTTGTGGAACGGGAAGACCTCACGGAAAGCGAGATGATCCAGGTCATGGACCAGGTCATGTCCGGCGAGGCGACACCGGCCCAGATCGCCGCATTCATCACCGCCCTGCGCATGAAGGGTGAGACGGTGGCAGAGATCACCGGCGCGGCGCGGGTCATGCGGGACAAGGTTACCCGCATCCGGGTCGGTAAAAACATTCTCGACATGGACCGGGACGATATCAATGTCGATCTGGAGACCATCCTTGATACGTGCGGCACTGGCGGCAGCTGCACCAACACCTTCAACGTCTCCACCACTGTAGCATTCGTGGTCTCCGCCTGCGGCGTGAAGGTGGCCAAGCACGGCAACCGCTCGGTCTCCTCTGCCTGCGGCAGCGCCGACGTGCTCGAATCCCTCGGTGTCAATCTGGACGTGACCCAGGAAACCATTGAGCGGTGCATTAACGAGATCGGCATCGGTTTCCTCTTCGCTCCCGCCCTCCACGGGGCCATGAAGTACGCCATCGGCCCGCGCAAGGAGATCGGCATCCGCACCATCTTCAATATCCTCGGCCCCCTTACCAACCCGGCCGGCGCCGGTTGCCAAGTGCTCGGCGTTTACCGCGAAGACCTGGTGGAAAAGCTTGCCCACGTCCTGAAAAATCTCGGCTGCAAGCGTGGATTTGTCGTCCATGGTCAGGACGGCATGGATGAGATGACCCTGACTGCCGAGACGCGTATCGCCGAGGTCACCCCCGCCGGTGTCGCGACCAGGCTTTTCAGGCCCGAAGAACTGGGACTGTCCCGGTGCGGCATGGATGACCTGCGCGGCGGCGATGCGGCTGCAAATGCGGTGATAGTGCGGCGTGTTCTGGAGGGAGAAAAGGGGCCGAAGCGGGACATCGTCCTCTTGAATGCGGCCTTTGGCCTTGTTGCCGCCGGCCGGGTCGTTGATCCGGCAGCAGGGCTCACCATGGCTGCCGAGGCGATCGACTCAGGTAAAGCGCTGGCCCAGCTGGAAAAGCTGGTCAAACTAACCAACGAATGA
- a CDS encoding phosphoribosylanthranilate isomerase — MTKVKICGITTVEDALMAIEAGADALGFVFYDKSPRNIIPERAAEIIGSLPPFIHVVGLFVHAHLDFVNATADRCRLDIVQLHGDESREFCSRVNRRVIKAFRVKDITSLDRMEEYRVAGYLLDAYSPKAFGGTGITFNWDTAVVAKKFGPIILAGGLTPDNVTEAIGHVSPYGVDVSSGVESAPGVKDPAKVREFIKRAKGL; from the coding sequence ATGACAAAGGTAAAGATCTGCGGTATAACCACGGTTGAAGATGCTCTTATGGCCATCGAGGCGGGCGCCGATGCCCTCGGGTTCGTTTTTTACGATAAATCGCCGCGCAACATCATACCTGAGCGCGCTGCAGAGATTATCGGTTCTCTTCCCCCGTTTATCCATGTTGTCGGGCTGTTCGTCCATGCCCATCTCGATTTTGTCAATGCCACGGCTGACCGGTGCCGGCTGGACATCGTACAGTTGCATGGCGATGAATCCCGGGAGTTCTGTTCCCGGGTGAACAGGCGGGTGATAAAGGCCTTCCGCGTCAAGGACATCACCAGTCTTGACCGGATGGAAGAGTACCGGGTGGCCGGCTATCTGCTTGACGCATACTCTCCCAAGGCCTTTGGCGGTACGGGAATAACATTCAACTGGGATACGGCGGTGGTGGCCAAGAAGTTCGGGCCCATTATTCTGGCCGGTGGGCTCACTCCCGATAACGTGACAGAGGCGATCGGGCATGTTTCTCCCTATGGCGTCGATGTTTCGAGCGGTGTCGAGTCCGCCCCCGGCGTGAAGGACCCGGCAAAGGTCAGGGAGTTCATCAAGAGGGCCAAGGGGTTGTAA